The following are encoded together in the Drosophila takahashii strain IR98-3 E-12201 chromosome X, DtakHiC1v2, whole genome shotgun sequence genome:
- the LOC108065583 gene encoding putative fatty acyl-CoA reductase CG5065, translating to MTISEAFKDQEIFVTGASGFVGKALIEKLLRSCPKLGRIYVLMRPKKGHSIEERLQLQWETRLYERLRREQPDARSKLVPIAGDVEQLGLGISKADLQRLRNVNIVYHSAASVRFDDALRTAILLNTRGTHELVKLALEWRKLKAFVHVSTTYSNPGVLEVEERVYPPLADWRTTIKLAETYDEEILNIFNLKYGNFQPNTYTFTKSLAEQVANDYRDKLPIFIFRPSIVVSTIEEPMPGWADNFNGPTGLLVACGVGILRSQNCDPNIVADFVPADIVARTLITSVYKFMGEKSKSKAKELYVVNCATANIAPITMGEVIEIGKTFIRKNPFEKTLWLPGGGMTTCPVLHFVRFCTMHLLMAVVVDTLLRLYNEKPFLMKLQRRIFAAFSALQVFAMTEWHFQNDNFRALHDIVPANEVSTFGFMQHAKINYTEFFQHGIRGAKEFLLKESPESSSAARFRVKIFYVLDFLCRGIVYSFLLRLIFRFLVSLW from the exons ATGACAATATCGGAAGCTTTTAAGGATCAGGAGATCTTTGTCACAGGCGCCTCGG gcttTGTGGGCAAGGCCCTGATCGAAAAGCTATTGCGCTCCTGTCCAAAACTGGGCCGGATTTACGTGCTGATGCGGCCCAAAAAGGGGCATTCCATTGAGGAGCGACTGCAGCTTCAGTGGGAGACGAGGCTTTACGAACGCCTGCGAAGGGAACAGCCCGATGCCCGATCCAAATTGGTGCCCATAGCCGGGGACGTGGAGCAGTTGGGCCTGGGAATTAGTAAAGCCGATCTTCAGCGGCTGCGTAATGTGAACATTGTCTATCACTCGGCAGCCAGTGTGCG TTTCGATGATGCCTTGCGCACCGCCATTCTCTTGAATACCCGTGGCACCCACGAACTGGTCAAGTTGGCCTTGGAGTGGCGCAAACTCAAGGCCTTCGTCCATGTGTCCACCACGTACTCGAATCCTGGAGTTTTGGAGGTGGAGGAACGTGTCTATCCGCCGCTGGCCGATTGGCGTACCACCATCAAATTGGCGGAGACCTATGACGAGGAGATTCTCAATATCTTTAATCTCAA ATACGGAAATTTCCAGCCGAATACGTACACCTTTACCAAAAGTCTGGCCGAACAGGTGGCTAATGATTACAGGGATAAGCTGCCCATCTTCATCTTCAGGCCTTCAATTG TGGTCTCTACGATTGAGGAACCCATGCCCGGCTGGGCGGACAACTTTAATGGACCCACTGGACTTTTGGTGGCCTGCGGCGTGGGAATTCTCCGCTCCCAAAATTGTGATCCCAATATTGTGGCTGATTTCGTGCCCGCCGATATTGTGGCCCGCACTTTGATCACTTCGGTGTACAAATTTATGGGTgaaaaatcgaaatcaaaaGCTAAGGAACTGTACGTGGTTAACTGTGCCACGGCGAATATTGCGCCGATTACCATGGGCGAGGTGATCGAGATTGGGAAGACGTTTATAAGGAAGAATCCCTTCGAGAAGACTCTTTGGCTGCCCGGCGGTGGAATGACAACCTGTCCGGTTCTTCACTTTGTGAGG TTCTGCACCATGCACCTTCTGATGGCTGTCGTTGTGGACACACTGCTCCGTCTCTATAATGAAAAGCCCTT CCTCATGAAGCTGCAGCGTCGGATTTTCGCCGCCTTTAGTGCCTTGCAAGTGTTTGCCATGACCGAGTGGCATTTTCAGAATGACAATTTCCGAGCATTGCACGATATAGTTCCGGCCAATGAAGT ttcgaCCTTTGGCTTCATGCAGCACGCAAAAATCAATTATACGGAGTTTTTCCAGCACGGAATTCGGGGTGCCAAGGAGTTCCTCCTGAAGGAGAGTCCCGAGAGCAGCAGTGCCGCCCGATTCCGCGTAAAGATCTTCTACGTTCTCGACTTTTTGTGCCGCGGCATCGTCTATAGCTTTTTGCTGCGCCTGATATTCCGATTTTTAGTCAGCCTGTGGTAG
- the LOC108065580 gene encoding modifier of mdg4 isoform X1, giving the protein MATTQQYSLRWNNYLRHLTYSLDNHRLNDDFVDVSLCVDGRRIKAHKVVLSSCSSYFKEIFKENPHPHPVIIFKFIKFEDLNSIIEFMYQGEVNVQQEALQSFLQTAELLAVQGLTAEEKEKPQLPVAPLISEHKLIKTIPSTIRAVNEQQQQQQQVANVAQAQTATQTIEIPTATLLQATTASQVQSQVVAAAAAAAQQLQVQQQQQQHHHVQTTQIQHIQVQSAPPPQQQQQQQQQQQQQQQQQQSQQQQTTPVQTQHLTITNAVALPAASSVKKRKITFSDDDDNMYTTETVDYAVKDEQTIVKTAEMTFLRGAVKMDIPDYIVGEVDDRLSDGATPQTSQDATTGAAQNVAQYSSEYEILTESEMEEKFQADADNTEIAIEMTRLLGTASGTAGANSGQVMEDAGGGGATTGSSTTVSVTPVKSDSKASGTNAAMKQEPGTEASSAAEAVESGRTAPPAAVSDEENAQDTGLAPLSCSFCSRHLKSVNALRRHIASRHSEIQGKEHECFICMKSFKTKWSLSTHNSRFHREMGCSTKGFTKIEYTDH; this is encoded by the exons ATGGCCACCACCCAGCAATATTCGCTGCGGTGGAACAACTACCTGCGCCACCTCACCTACTCCCTGGACAACCACCGGCTGAACGATGACTTCGTGGACGTCAGCCTGTGCGTCGATGGACGCAGGATCAAGGCCCACAAGGTGGTgctctcctcctgctcctcgtaCTTCAAGGAGATCTTCAAGGAGAACCCCCATCCGCACCCAGTCATTATCTTTAAGTTCATCAAGTTTGAGGATCTCAACTCGATCATCGAGTTCATGTACCAG GGCGAAGTCAATGTGCAGCAGGAGGCGCTGCAATCCTTCCTGCAGACCGCCGAGTTGCTGGCCGTCCAAGGACTCACCgccgaggagaaggagaagccgCAGCTCCCGGTGGCGCCGCTGATCAGCGAGCACAAGCTGATCAAGACCATACCGAGCACCATACGCGCGGTCAacgagcaacagcagcagcagcagcaggtggcCAATGTGGCCCAGGCGCAGACGGCCACGCAAACCATCGAAATACCCACGGCCACGCTGCTGCAGGCGACCACCGCCAGCCAAGTGCAATCGCAGGTGGTGGCAGCTGCCGCAGCGGCCGCCCAGCAGTTgcaggtgcagcagcagcagcaacagcatcaCCATGTACAAACCACCCAGATTCAGCACATTCAAGTGCAATCTGCACCGCccccgcaacagcagcagcaacagcagcaacaacagcagcaacaacagcagcagcagcaatcccagcagcaacagacgACGCCTGTGCAGACGCAACACCTGACCATCACCAATGCGGTGGCCCTGCCGGCGGCCAGTTCGGTGAAGAAGCGCAAGATCACCTTCTCCGACGACGATGACAACATGTACACCACCGAAACCGTTGACTATGCCGTCAAGGATGAGCAGACCATAGTGAAAA CTGCCGAGATGACTTTCCTGCGCGGCGCCGTCAAGATGGACATACCCGACTATATTGTGGGCGAGGTGGATGACCGGCTGTCGGACGGAGCCACGCCGCAAACGTCGCAGGACGCCACCACCGGAGCGGCCCAGAATGTGGCCCAGTACTCGTCCGAGTACGAGATACTCACCGAGTCCGAAATGGAGGAGAAGTTCCAAGCGGATGCGGACAACACAGAGATTGCCATTGAGATGA CCCGATTGCTGGGCACCGCCAGCGGGACGGCGGGCGCGAATTCCGGCCAGGTGATGGAGGATGCGGGTGGCGGCGGTGCGACGACTGGTTCCTCGACTACGGTGTCTGTGACGCCGGTCAAATCGGACAGCAAGGCCAGCGGGACGAACG CGGCAATGAAACAGGAACCGGGAACTGAAGCTAGCAGTGCCGCAGAAGCCGTCGAAAGCGGACGAACTGCACCGCCAGCGGCTGTTAGTGATGAGGAAAACGCCCAGGACACCGGTCTCGCACCACTGAGCTGCAGTTTCTGCAGCAGACACCTCAAGTCGGTGAATGCCCTACGGCGACACATTGCCTCCCGGCACTCGGAGATCCAGGGAAAGGAGCACGAGTGCTTCATCTGCATGAAGAGCTTCAAAACCAAGTGGTCGTTGTCCACCCACAACTCCCGGTTCCATCGCGAAATGGGCTGCTCGACCAAGGGATTCACCAAGATCGAGTATACCGATCACTGA
- the LOC108065580 gene encoding modifier of mdg4 isoform X2, producing MATTQQYSLRWNNYLRHLTYSLDNHRLNDDFVDVSLCVDGRRIKAHKVVLSSCSSYFKEIFKENPHPHPVIIFKFIKFEDLNSIIEFMYQGEVNVQQEALQSFLQTAELLAVQGLTAEEKEKPQLPVAPLISEHKLIKTIPSTIRAVNEQQQQQQQVANVAQAQTATQTIEIPTATLLQATTASQVQSQVVAAAAAAAQQLQVQQQQQQHHHVQTTQIQHIQVQSAPPPQQQQQQQQQQQQQQQQQQSQQQQTTPVQTQHLTITNAVALPAASSVKKRKITFSDDDDNMYTTETVDYAVKDEQTIVKTAEMTFLRGAVKMDIPDYIVGEVDDRLSDGATPQTSQDATTGAAQNVAQYSSEYEILTESEMEEKFQADADNTEIAIEMTRLLGTASGTAGANSGQVMEDAGGGGATTGSSTTVSVTPVKSDSKASGTNDSPNNKWTECQFCKMVITTVNLWRHIRTQHTPQPPRKCDLCNKNFKNKYSLREHIRISHEQKVSIKTEN from the exons ATGGCCACCACCCAGCAATATTCGCTGCGGTGGAACAACTACCTGCGCCACCTCACCTACTCCCTGGACAACCACCGGCTGAACGATGACTTCGTGGACGTCAGCCTGTGCGTCGATGGACGCAGGATCAAGGCCCACAAGGTGGTgctctcctcctgctcctcgtaCTTCAAGGAGATCTTCAAGGAGAACCCCCATCCGCACCCAGTCATTATCTTTAAGTTCATCAAGTTTGAGGATCTCAACTCGATCATCGAGTTCATGTACCAG GGCGAAGTCAATGTGCAGCAGGAGGCGCTGCAATCCTTCCTGCAGACCGCCGAGTTGCTGGCCGTCCAAGGACTCACCgccgaggagaaggagaagccgCAGCTCCCGGTGGCGCCGCTGATCAGCGAGCACAAGCTGATCAAGACCATACCGAGCACCATACGCGCGGTCAacgagcaacagcagcagcagcagcaggtggcCAATGTGGCCCAGGCGCAGACGGCCACGCAAACCATCGAAATACCCACGGCCACGCTGCTGCAGGCGACCACCGCCAGCCAAGTGCAATCGCAGGTGGTGGCAGCTGCCGCAGCGGCCGCCCAGCAGTTgcaggtgcagcagcagcagcaacagcatcaCCATGTACAAACCACCCAGATTCAGCACATTCAAGTGCAATCTGCACCGCccccgcaacagcagcagcaacagcagcaacaacagcagcaacaacagcagcagcagcaatcccagcagcaacagacgACGCCTGTGCAGACGCAACACCTGACCATCACCAATGCGGTGGCCCTGCCGGCGGCCAGTTCGGTGAAGAAGCGCAAGATCACCTTCTCCGACGACGATGACAACATGTACACCACCGAAACCGTTGACTATGCCGTCAAGGATGAGCAGACCATAGTGAAAA CTGCCGAGATGACTTTCCTGCGCGGCGCCGTCAAGATGGACATACCCGACTATATTGTGGGCGAGGTGGATGACCGGCTGTCGGACGGAGCCACGCCGCAAACGTCGCAGGACGCCACCACCGGAGCGGCCCAGAATGTGGCCCAGTACTCGTCCGAGTACGAGATACTCACCGAGTCCGAAATGGAGGAGAAGTTCCAAGCGGATGCGGACAACACAGAGATTGCCATTGAGATGA CCCGATTGCTGGGCACCGCCAGCGGGACGGCGGGCGCGAATTCCGGCCAGGTGATGGAGGATGCGGGTGGCGGCGGTGCGACGACTGGTTCCTCGACTACGGTGTCTGTGACGCCGGTCAAATCGGACAGCAAGGCCAGCGGGACGAACG attcgcCCAATAATAAGTGGACAGAATGTCAGTTTTGCAAAATGGTTATAACCACGGTTAATCTTTGGAGACATATTCGCACCCAACATACCCCACAACCGCCGCGCAAGTGCGACCTGTGCAATAAGAATTTCAAGAATAAGTACAGTCTGCGGGAGCACATACGCATCTCGCACGAGCAGAAGGTGTCCATCAAGACGGAGAACTGA